A region of Fibrobacter sp. UWT2 DNA encodes the following proteins:
- a CDS encoding site-specific DNA-methyltransferase: MIRQIQEANEKVNANAELHKALKKLIPNAIGKDGSIDVDTIRYWAQKAVGDKSLVTEERETFNFLGKDYARLLYSLDTETVIIPDNENNKKVENKNSENLYLSGDNLEVLKHLRRSYEGQVKCIYIDPPYNTGSDDFVYNDSFDFTEKDIEEKLGFNTDSESAKRIHKMISRKSSRSHAAWLTFMYPRLKLARDLMKDDGVIFISIDDNEQANLKILCDEIFGEENFCGNLIIETATDNNPSQINTEHEYMLCYAKDIMKQGKWKRKSIAAQKIIDQYEILKNKYSNIEKIQEELRSWIKKHKDELPQVSHYNNVDEKGVFSSSSNSSNTKPGDYNYDILHPTTKKPCPKPTNGWRWPKETFNDYEKKGEVVWGEDESTQPHIKKRIETASDLLKSVIYEDTRASSQMVKDLFNGIEVFSNSKPENLISRIIDFTLKKNDLVLDFFSGSGTTAHSILNMNSNKDFGKNVQFIAVQLNVALDEQKQNSVTKNAIKFLDSINKPHTLDQIGMERIRRAAKKIKEENPDYEGDLGFKHFTIQKTTQKSIDKIIKFDINTNIGDASVLKEFGTETVLATWMVNDGHTFNAQVETIDLKGYKAFRINDYLYLIDEGISNESIKSLFQKYDEENNFKPKHIVAFGYSFGMTMLETLKANIKGISDINIQLEVRY, translated from the coding sequence ATGATTCGCCAAATCCAGGAAGCAAACGAGAAAGTCAACGCCAACGCAGAGTTGCATAAGGCATTAAAGAAACTAATTCCCAATGCAATTGGCAAAGACGGGTCCATTGATGTGGATACAATTCGATATTGGGCGCAAAAAGCCGTAGGGGACAAGAGCCTTGTAACCGAAGAAAGAGAAACTTTCAATTTTCTAGGCAAAGACTACGCAAGGCTTCTTTATTCTCTGGATACCGAGACTGTTATTATTCCCGACAACGAAAACAACAAGAAGGTAGAAAACAAAAATAGCGAAAATCTCTACCTTTCTGGAGACAATCTTGAAGTATTAAAACACCTGCGACGCTCCTACGAAGGTCAAGTAAAATGCATCTACATTGACCCGCCCTACAATACAGGTTCAGACGATTTTGTCTATAACGACAGCTTTGATTTTACCGAAAAGGATATTGAAGAAAAATTGGGATTCAACACCGACTCCGAATCGGCAAAACGAATCCATAAGATGATTAGTCGCAAGTCTTCTCGATCTCACGCAGCTTGGCTCACATTCATGTACCCACGCCTCAAACTGGCTCGCGACCTAATGAAAGACGACGGGGTCATTTTCATTAGCATCGATGATAACGAACAAGCCAACCTAAAAATTTTATGTGACGAAATTTTTGGAGAAGAGAATTTTTGTGGAAACCTCATTATTGAAACGGCAACAGACAATAATCCTTCGCAAATAAACACCGAACACGAGTACATGCTTTGCTACGCCAAAGACATTATGAAGCAAGGTAAATGGAAAAGAAAAAGTATCGCCGCGCAAAAAATAATTGATCAATATGAAATTTTGAAGAACAAATATTCAAATATTGAAAAAATTCAAGAAGAATTAAGATCTTGGATAAAAAAGCACAAAGACGAACTTCCGCAAGTTTCTCACTACAACAATGTTGATGAAAAAGGAGTATTCAGCAGTTCATCAAATTCTTCAAATACAAAACCAGGCGATTACAATTACGACATTTTACACCCCACTACAAAGAAGCCTTGTCCAAAACCCACAAATGGATGGCGATGGCCGAAAGAAACTTTTAACGATTATGAGAAAAAAGGGGAAGTTGTATGGGGTGAAGATGAATCAACACAACCCCACATCAAAAAGCGTATAGAAACTGCTTCCGACTTACTCAAATCGGTCATATACGAAGACACTAGAGCGTCAAGTCAAATGGTAAAAGATCTTTTTAATGGAATTGAGGTTTTCAGCAATTCAAAACCAGAAAATCTCATTTCAAGAATTATTGACTTTACCCTTAAAAAGAATGATTTGGTTCTTGACTTCTTTTCAGGAAGTGGCACAACAGCACACTCAATTCTCAACATGAATTCAAACAAGGATTTTGGGAAAAACGTCCAATTTATCGCCGTACAGCTCAATGTTGCACTAGATGAGCAAAAACAAAACTCCGTTACCAAAAACGCAATCAAATTCCTAGACTCCATAAACAAGCCTCATACTCTTGACCAAATTGGCATGGAACGAATCCGCCGTGCAGCAAAGAAAATCAAGGAAGAAAATCCTGACTACGAAGGCGATCTTGGTTTCAAACATTTCACTATTCAAAAAACGACGCAAAAATCCATCGACAAAATTATCAAGTTCGATATAAATACAAATATTGGCGATGCATCTGTTTTAAAGGAATTCGGAACCGAAACTGTTCTTGCCACATGGATGGTTAACGATGGCCACACCTTCAACGCCCAAGTTGAAACCATTGATTTAAAGGGCTACAAGGCATTCCGAATCAACGATTATCTATATCTTATTGACGAAGGAATCAGCAACGAAAGTATAAAGTCTCTTTTCCAAAAATACGATGAGGAGAACAACTTCAAACCCAAACATATCGTTGCATTTGGCTACAGTTTTGGCATGACCATGCTAGAAACCTTAAAAGCAAACATCAAGGGAATTAGCGACATCAACATTCAACTGGAAGTTCGTTACTAA